A stretch of Pelagicoccus enzymogenes DNA encodes these proteins:
- a CDS encoding carbohydrate kinase family protein, with product MTESNTKKVVAFGEVLWDCLPSGLFLGGAPLNVAYHASRLGATSYLASAVGKDFLGDEVVRRFEASGVQTDLLKRHPRWPTGASVASLDKSGDATYEILEKVAWDEIALEEEDSPILASADAFVFGSLAARTESNRSLLLGLLERTEALKVCDVNLRAPHDDLDLALSLLKRSDVIKVNDEELRRLVGGDEGEFLDCIKALNQKTGVDLICVTLGSKGAMLWRRGRFFSLPPDDISVADTIGAGDAFTAALTMGLLEKRGLEECLVRALKLSSFVASKRGAQPLYKPRKLFS from the coding sequence ATGACGGAATCAAATACGAAGAAAGTCGTGGCTTTTGGCGAGGTCCTTTGGGATTGCTTGCCTAGCGGACTGTTTTTAGGAGGCGCGCCGTTAAACGTCGCTTATCACGCTTCTCGCTTAGGAGCTACGAGTTACCTCGCCAGCGCGGTCGGAAAGGATTTCTTAGGGGACGAAGTGGTGCGACGCTTCGAAGCCTCTGGAGTGCAGACCGATCTTTTGAAGCGTCACCCTCGCTGGCCGACCGGGGCGTCGGTAGCGAGCTTGGATAAGTCTGGGGACGCCACCTACGAGATACTTGAGAAGGTAGCGTGGGATGAGATCGCCTTGGAGGAGGAGGACAGTCCAATCCTCGCGAGCGCGGACGCCTTCGTTTTCGGAAGCCTAGCCGCTCGTACGGAGTCGAACCGTTCCTTGCTGCTGGGCTTGTTGGAGCGAACGGAGGCTCTCAAGGTTTGCGACGTCAACCTACGGGCGCCGCACGACGACTTGGACTTGGCCCTCTCGCTCCTGAAGCGCTCAGACGTCATCAAAGTCAACGACGAGGAGCTGAGGCGCTTGGTCGGCGGCGATGAAGGAGAGTTTTTGGATTGCATCAAGGCATTGAACCAGAAGACGGGCGTGGACTTGATTTGCGTCACCTTGGGAAGCAAGGGCGCGATGCTCTGGCGCAGAGGACGCTTCTTCTCCTTGCCTCCCGATGACATTTCAGTGGCTGACACCATAGGAGCCGGGGATGCGTTCACGGCTGCCTTGACCATGGGCTTGCTGGAAAAGCGCGGCTTGGAGGAGTGCTTGGTTAGGGCCCTGAAGCTCAGTTCGTTCGTCGCCTCCAAAAGGGGGGCGCAGCCGCTCTACAAGCCTCGGAAACTGTTTAGTTAG
- a CDS encoding AraC family transcriptional regulator has product MHHLVAIQGTLDRIESLTTEPISVEQLAKEAGMSYWHFQRTFTAMVGEPVGRYIRRRRIAQAAMRLVDYEGTLLELALDYQFESHEAFTRSFKSELSVTPSEWREGRGSILYPRHRERLTQASLKQRYKNMNLLPEIVQRPDSRFNGLQARYLSATSDEANNMRVIPELWKKFFERAPQLPPQTDGVYYGLSNTPEALGLERRHPDEAIYLAAAETDPSFPIPAGMTRWQSTGGLFAKFEHHGPVDTLGETIAYIYGKWFPNSGYEEREGPDFNRFDHRFSPVSETSVLEIFVPISSPTGATDSVA; this is encoded by the coding sequence ATGCATCACTTAGTCGCAATCCAAGGAACGCTCGATCGTATCGAATCGCTCACTACGGAGCCTATATCCGTCGAACAGTTGGCCAAAGAAGCCGGCATGTCTTACTGGCACTTTCAACGCACCTTCACCGCGATGGTAGGCGAACCCGTTGGCCGATACATCAGGCGACGCCGCATCGCCCAAGCTGCCATGCGACTGGTCGACTATGAAGGAACCCTCCTGGAGCTCGCCCTGGACTACCAATTCGAGTCGCACGAAGCATTTACACGCTCCTTCAAAAGCGAACTTTCCGTCACGCCAAGCGAGTGGAGAGAAGGACGCGGAAGCATCCTCTACCCACGCCACCGAGAGCGTCTGACTCAAGCAAGCCTCAAGCAACGCTACAAGAACATGAACCTGCTCCCAGAAATCGTCCAACGCCCCGATTCCCGCTTCAACGGCTTACAGGCTCGCTACCTCTCAGCCACCTCGGATGAAGCTAACAACATGCGAGTGATTCCCGAGCTCTGGAAAAAGTTCTTCGAGCGAGCGCCCCAGCTTCCGCCCCAAACGGACGGCGTGTACTATGGACTGTCCAACACCCCTGAAGCCCTCGGCCTCGAGCGCCGTCACCCCGACGAAGCGATCTACCTTGCAGCCGCGGAAACAGACCCCAGCTTCCCTATCCCCGCCGGAATGACGCGCTGGCAATCCACCGGCGGCCTCTTCGCCAAGTTCGAGCACCACGGGCCAGTGGATACACTCGGCGAAACGATCGCTTACATTTACGGAAAATGGTTTCCAAATTCTGGATACGAAGAGCGGGAAGGTCCCGACTTCAATCGCTTCGACCACCGCTTTTCACCCGTAAGCGAGACCAGCGTACTTGAAATTTTCGTTCCAATCTCGTCACCCACCGGAGCGACGGATTCCGTAGCCTAA
- a CDS encoding tetratricopeptide repeat protein, whose protein sequence is MKTERFQNLVSKNPNNELFRFSLAQALIEEERHEEAIEQLDFCIQKKEDWMMAEILKGKSLLALSRPADAKPTLERALHLAVEQHHEAPEAEIRKLLETL, encoded by the coding sequence ATGAAAACCGAACGCTTTCAAAACCTCGTATCCAAAAATCCGAACAACGAACTGTTCCGCTTCTCCCTCGCCCAGGCCCTTATCGAGGAAGAACGCCACGAAGAGGCAATCGAGCAGCTCGACTTCTGCATCCAGAAAAAGGAAGACTGGATGATGGCCGAGATCCTCAAGGGAAAATCCCTGCTCGCCCTCTCTCGTCCTGCAGACGCCAAACCCACGCTCGAGCGAGCGCTCCACCTCGCCGTGGAACAACACCACGAAGCTCCTGAGGCGGAAATCCGCAAGCTCCTCGAAACCCTGTAG
- a CDS encoding ATP-dependent DNA helicase, with translation MISPNDRESAESSIFLPEIVGRIFDEGGYLQRELKLEHRPQQEQMARAVAAGMELDEPLIFEAGTGVGKSLAYLVPGIIQATESQRPCVVSSHTISLQEQLQRKDLEICRTLFQSIPQLEKYAAFKSAVLVGKGNYLCPTRLANAIRNKTELFPTEEMEELSRIAAWAEYTKTGLRQELNPLPNFDVWEQVNAEGSACNRKNCDHNSCHYQRARAEIRKAQVVIVNHSLLFALLNAGGLAPGAKGILLPDDFLVIDEAHTTAEVATEHFGARISSYGVDRQLKMLFNPKRKSGIVRKFAHPKQLQCIIDAQEACQEFFGYLIATHLAKHKLVRISELGWCEPTLVGPLRACVQTMDGILSKIEDGPMHDEIKDQRSRIHSYYTGIRRFIDLAEDDHVHWIEKSGRTGNICTLRTAPIDIAPYLREELFNKETSVTLTSATLSIARDMRPFQLKIGAESETAEMVDSPFDYENNTRIYIATDVPAPSPQDQRLSIEILIDYIRYCVSKVSGGTLVLFTSYSDLRKVSDALQTEFLDSGRPFFAQGQGMGRSEMTAAFLEAGNGVLFGTDSFWTGVDVPGPSLEQVIITRLPFDVPTHPIAEAKSEHIKERGGNPFAELNLPEALVKFRQGVGRLIRTRNDKGIITILDSRILQKSYGRQFLQSLPKPKFIRINRNDRDARFHEIHQELPGRRNPGSEPPTRS, from the coding sequence ATGATATCCCCCAACGACCGCGAAAGCGCCGAATCCTCGATTTTCCTGCCGGAGATCGTTGGCCGCATTTTCGACGAAGGCGGGTACCTCCAGCGAGAGCTCAAGCTCGAACACCGACCGCAGCAGGAACAGATGGCTCGAGCGGTAGCTGCCGGGATGGAGCTCGACGAGCCGCTCATCTTCGAGGCCGGCACCGGCGTGGGCAAATCCCTCGCCTACCTCGTTCCCGGCATCATCCAAGCCACCGAAAGCCAGCGCCCCTGCGTCGTCTCGTCCCATACCATTTCCCTGCAAGAGCAACTGCAGCGCAAGGACCTCGAAATTTGCCGCACCCTCTTCCAATCCATCCCGCAGCTCGAAAAGTACGCCGCCTTCAAATCGGCCGTGCTTGTGGGCAAAGGCAACTACCTCTGCCCGACCCGACTCGCCAACGCGATTCGCAACAAGACCGAACTTTTCCCCACCGAGGAAATGGAAGAGCTCAGCCGCATCGCAGCTTGGGCGGAATACACCAAGACCGGCCTCCGCCAGGAGCTGAACCCGCTGCCCAACTTCGACGTCTGGGAACAGGTCAACGCCGAAGGCTCCGCCTGCAACCGCAAGAACTGCGACCACAACTCTTGCCACTACCAGCGGGCGCGGGCCGAAATCCGCAAAGCCCAGGTCGTCATCGTCAACCACTCCCTGCTCTTCGCCCTCCTCAACGCGGGCGGCCTCGCCCCCGGAGCCAAAGGGATCCTGCTTCCCGACGACTTTCTCGTCATCGACGAAGCCCACACCACTGCAGAAGTCGCCACCGAACACTTCGGAGCCCGCATCTCAAGCTATGGCGTCGACCGCCAGCTCAAGATGCTCTTCAACCCCAAGCGCAAGTCCGGCATCGTCAGGAAATTCGCCCACCCGAAGCAGCTACAGTGCATCATCGACGCCCAAGAGGCCTGCCAGGAATTCTTCGGCTACCTCATCGCCACTCACCTCGCCAAGCATAAGCTCGTCCGCATCTCCGAGCTCGGTTGGTGCGAACCCACCCTCGTCGGCCCGCTCCGCGCCTGCGTGCAAACCATGGACGGCATCCTATCCAAAATCGAAGACGGCCCCATGCACGACGAGATCAAGGACCAGCGCAGCCGTATCCACAGTTATTATACGGGAATCCGACGCTTCATCGACCTCGCGGAGGACGACCACGTGCATTGGATCGAAAAGAGCGGCCGCACGGGCAACATTTGCACCTTGCGCACTGCTCCCATCGACATCGCCCCTTACTTGCGCGAAGAGCTCTTCAACAAGGAAACCTCCGTCACCCTCACCAGCGCCACCCTATCCATCGCTCGCGACATGCGCCCCTTTCAGCTGAAAATTGGCGCCGAAAGCGAGACCGCTGAAATGGTCGACTCTCCCTTCGACTACGAGAATAACACCCGCATCTACATCGCCACCGACGTCCCCGCTCCATCGCCCCAAGACCAGCGGCTGTCCATCGAGATTCTCATAGACTACATCCGTTATTGCGTATCCAAAGTTTCAGGAGGCACTCTCGTGCTCTTCACCAGCTACTCGGACCTGCGCAAAGTCTCCGACGCGCTTCAGACCGAGTTCCTCGACTCCGGACGCCCCTTCTTCGCCCAAGGACAAGGCATGGGACGCAGCGAGATGACCGCAGCATTCCTGGAAGCAGGAAACGGCGTTCTCTTCGGTACCGACAGCTTCTGGACAGGTGTCGACGTACCCGGGCCTTCGCTCGAACAAGTAATCATCACCCGCCTTCCGTTCGACGTTCCCACCCATCCCATAGCCGAAGCGAAATCCGAACACATCAAGGAACGAGGCGGCAACCCCTTCGCCGAACTCAACCTCCCCGAGGCCTTGGTAAAGTTCCGCCAAGGCGTAGGACGCCTCATCCGCACCCGCAATGACAAGGGGATCATCACCATCCTAGACTCCCGCATCCTGCAAAAAAGCTACGGCCGCCAATTCCTGCAAAGCCTGCCCAAGCCGAAATTCATCCGTATCAACCGCAACGACCGCGATGCCCGCTTCCACGAGATCCACCAGGAACTGCCCGGCCGCCGCAACCCCGGCAGCGAACCGCCCACCAGATCTTAA
- a CDS encoding L,D-transpeptidase, translating to MSSDLLQPTTHKLRSLEIKQTARLLLVSIERQTLELYVDGQLRRRFEVSTSKNPPSCIENSFGTPSGLHRIAQKIGQEAELDAVFKGRVDIGKKYWELTDKEQEPNLITTRILWLEGLEPGHNQGGNRDSYRRYIYIHGTNHEDKIGSPASGGCVQLRNSEMVELFDAVEPGDLVYIG from the coding sequence ATGTCCTCGGACTTATTGCAGCCGACCACCCATAAGCTTCGCTCCCTCGAGATCAAGCAAACAGCGCGCCTGCTGCTGGTATCGATCGAGCGACAGACCCTCGAACTCTACGTCGACGGCCAACTGAGGCGCCGTTTCGAGGTCTCCACATCCAAAAATCCGCCCTCCTGCATCGAGAACTCTTTCGGCACGCCGAGCGGCCTGCATCGCATCGCCCAGAAGATCGGTCAAGAAGCGGAGCTGGACGCGGTTTTCAAGGGCCGCGTCGACATCGGGAAAAAGTACTGGGAACTCACCGACAAGGAGCAAGAGCCCAATCTCATCACCACCCGCATCCTTTGGCTGGAAGGGCTCGAGCCGGGGCACAACCAAGGGGGAAACCGCGACTCCTATCGCCGCTACATCTACATCCACGGCACCAACCACGAAGACAAGATCGGCAGTCCAGCCAGCGGAGGCTGCGTGCAGCTACGAAACAGCGAGATGGTCGAGCTTTTCGACGCCGTAGAGCCTGGGGATTTGGTCTACATCGGCTGA
- a CDS encoding aspartate-semialdehyde dehydrogenase, whose translation MGYKVGIVGATGAVGQEFIKLLGDRKFPLSELKLFASARSAGKQVEALGQTITIEEATETCFEGLDFVLFSASGTVSKALCPAAAKAGAVAIDNSSAFRMDPDVPLVVPEINGEAAKSHKGIIANPNCSTAISLMGAYPLHKAFGLKRMVASTYQAVSGTGAEAMQELEDQLKAWAKGEPIEHSVYPYQIAFNALPHVDVFLEDGYTKEEMKMLNEGRKIMSLPDLKVSCTCVRVPVMRSHSISINAEFERPVSVEAAREAIAAFEGVDVVDDPANKVYPMPLDYAGKVNCGVGRIRVDSALDNGLAFWVVGDQLWKGAALNAIQIAEYLVKSK comes from the coding sequence ATGGGTTACAAAGTAGGCATCGTTGGAGCAACCGGAGCGGTTGGCCAAGAGTTCATCAAGCTTCTAGGCGACAGAAAGTTTCCTCTGTCGGAACTGAAGCTGTTTGCTTCTGCTCGATCTGCAGGAAAGCAGGTCGAGGCGCTTGGGCAAACCATTACCATTGAGGAAGCCACTGAAACCTGTTTCGAAGGCTTGGATTTCGTGCTCTTCAGCGCGAGCGGAACGGTTTCCAAGGCCCTTTGTCCCGCAGCCGCCAAGGCAGGCGCGGTGGCGATCGACAACAGCTCGGCCTTCCGCATGGATCCGGACGTGCCGCTGGTGGTGCCCGAGATCAATGGCGAGGCGGCTAAGTCCCACAAGGGCATCATCGCCAACCCGAATTGCTCGACGGCGATTTCGCTGATGGGGGCTTACCCCTTGCACAAGGCTTTCGGCCTGAAGCGCATGGTGGCCTCCACTTACCAGGCGGTAAGCGGAACCGGAGCGGAGGCGATGCAGGAGCTCGAGGACCAGCTGAAGGCTTGGGCCAAGGGCGAACCGATCGAGCATAGCGTCTATCCTTACCAAATCGCTTTCAATGCCCTTCCGCACGTGGACGTGTTTCTGGAAGATGGCTACACCAAGGAGGAGATGAAGATGCTTAACGAAGGGCGTAAGATCATGTCTCTGCCGGACTTGAAGGTCTCCTGTACCTGCGTGCGGGTGCCGGTCATGCGCTCTCACTCAATTTCCATCAACGCCGAATTCGAGCGCCCGGTTTCCGTCGAGGCGGCCCGCGAAGCGATCGCTGCCTTCGAGGGAGTTGACGTGGTGGACGATCCTGCGAACAAGGTTTACCCGATGCCGCTCGACTACGCTGGCAAGGTGAACTGTGGAGTTGGGCGCATCCGTGTCGACAGCGCCTTGGACAACGGCCTCGCTTTCTGGGTGGTGGGCGACCAGCTTTGGAAGGGCGCTGCCTTGAATGCGATCCAGATCGCCGAGTACTTGGTCAAGTCGAAGTAA